CTTGCCGGCTGTTCAGCGATTGCCGGGGATAATGCGAATGAACAAATCGGTGAGCAGGACGGCGATCGGGTAGTTGCAACGACTGTCGCGCTGACGGAAATCATGGACGCACTTGATATCGATTTGGTCGGCGTTCCTTCAAGTTATAAGGAGTTGCCGGAACGCTACGCGGATGCGAAAGAAGTCGGCAACCCGATGAGCCCCGATATGGAAATGCTGCTGTCGTTGAAGCCGACGGAGATTTTCTCGGTGACGACATTGAAATATGACTTGCAAGAAATGTTTGATGACCGCGGGATCGATATGACGTATGCAAACCTCGAAAGCATTGACGCGATGCACGAAGAAATCTTGAAGATTGGTGAAAAATACGATTCTGTGGAGCAGGCGGAAGCGATTGTAGCGCAATTCGAGGAGAAGGCGGCTGCAATCGAGAAGGCGATTGAGGGGAAAGAGAAACCTTCCGTGCTCATTCTCATGGGGATTCCAGGAAGTTATTTGGTGGCGACGGATCATTCGTACATCGGGAATCTCGTGAAGCGGGCCGGTGGCGTCAATGTCATTACGGGCGAGGATGTCGAGTTCATTTCATCCAATACGGAATACTTGCAGCAGACGAATCCTGACGTCATTTTGCGGGCGGCGCACGGCATGCCTGAGCAGGTGATTCAGATGTTCGATGAGGAATTCCGTTCGAATGATGTGTGGAAGCATTTTGATGCGGTGAAGAACGGGCGCGTCTATGATTTGGAAGAGACGCTGTTCGGCACGACGGGCAATTTGGCCGCGGCGGAAGCGCTGGATGAGTTACTGAAGATGTTGCATGAAGAGAAATGAAGGCAGGTAAAATCATGTCGGGAATCAATCGGAAGAGCATCAGTTTCATAGTCGTTGCGCTCGTTTTGGGGGTTGTATTCATCCTATCCGCATTGACGGGCAGCATTTCGGTGACGCCTTTCGAATTGATTCACGGGCTGTTGACCGGAACAAATGACGATGTCGCCATTATTAAAGACTTGCGACTGCCGCGGATTTTAATTGCGGTATTCGCGGGAGCTGCTTTGTCGGTGGCGGGCGTTTTGCTGCAGGCGGTCATGCGCAACCCGTTGGCGGACCCTGGAATCATCGGGGTTTCGGCGGGTGCGAGTTTCATGTCTGTTTTGGTGATTGCGATGTTCCCGACGTTGTTCTTTTTCGTGCCGCTGTTTGCGTTTATCGGCGGTGCGCTGGCGTTTTTTCTGGTTTATTCATTATCGTGGAAGTCGGGCTTGGATCCGCTCCGAATGATTTTGATTGGAATTGCGGTCAACGCGCTATTCACTGGACTCGGGCAGGCGATCGGGTTCAGCGGAGGCGGTTTGACGCAGTCGATAAGCCAAGTGACGACTTCGACGCTGACGATGAAAAAATGGAGCGAAGTGGAAGTGATCGCGCTTTACGGTTCGATTGGGCTTCTGCTGTCGTTTTTTGTATATAGATGGTGCAATTATTTATCGCTAGAAGACCGTACGGCGAAAAGCCTTGGCGTCAATGTGAATTTGGCGAGGTTCGTCATTTCGATCATTGCGGTATTGTTAGCTTCTATTGCGACGACAGTGGCGGGCATGTTCGCGTTCGTCGGGCTGTTAGTGCCACATATCGGAAGGACGCTTGTCGGCAATGATCATAAAGTGTTGATCCCGTTTTCCGCTTTGGCTGGTGCGCTGTTGATTTTAGTTGCGGATACGCTTGGAAGGACTTTGATCGCGCCGAATGAAATCCCTGCTTCCATCATCATGGCAGTGATCGGCGGGCCGTTCCTTATATTCTTGCTGAGAAAGAGTGATCGAATTTATGGACATTAAGGAAGTCACATTTTCATATGACAAGAAGAGGGATACGCTGCGAGGGATCGACAGCACGATTGAGATTGGCAAAGTGACGACGATCATCGGGCCGAATGGGTGCGGGAAATCAACGTTGCTGGGAGTCATGTCGAATCATTATCAGCCGCAAAATGGGGATGTGTTGCTGGATGGGAAATCTTTAGCGGAGTTTAAGCCGAAGGAACTCGCACGGAAACTTGCCGTCGTCCATCAGCAAAACAATGCGCCTTCTGATATGACGGTAGAGAAGTTGACAGCGTATGGCCGGATTCCGTACAAAAGTCTATTTGCTTCGAGTACGAAGGAAGATGATGAGGCGATTGAATGGGCGCTGTCAAGCACGAATCTGCTCGACAGGCGGCATATGCCAATCGACAGCCTATCTGGTGGCCAAATGCAGCGCGTCTGGATCGCCATGGCATTAACACAGAAGACGCCGTATCTGTTTCTGGACGAACCGACAACGTACTTGGATATCTTCTATCAATATGAGTTGCTGGAGCTCATTCGCAGTTTGAATAAACAGCACGGCATTTCCATCGTCATGGTGCTCCACGACATCAATCAGGCCATCAAATACAGCGACGTCATCATCGTCATGAAAGACGGCCGGATCGCCGCCAAAGGCAAACCGGAAGACATCATCACAGCCGAACTGATCCGCGACATCTACGGCGTCAATGTCGTCGTGAAACACGACAAGGATGCGGGGACATACATTGTACCGGTGGGGATTTGAATCCCCAAACCGGTGCCTGTGCATCACACAATTCCGTTTATTCACTACAATTGCATAATGAAAATCCGGAAGCCAACCAGATCAACATCTGGTTGGCTTCCTATAGCATTAATACACATAAGGATGAATAGTCATAAATGTTTCTTACACAGGCACCGAAACAATTCAGTTAATACACTACAATTGTATAATTACAAAAGAGAAAGCTAGCCATTCCAATTAGTGGTCAGCTTTCTCATGAATTTATATACCTACTATTGAATTGTCATAAATGCACCATGCACAGGCACCACTCAACCCCTGCACACAACCTCAGCGACTGCTTTTGCGGCCACGAGCAATGCGTCTTCGTCGATGTCCCATTTTGGATGATGGTTGAAGTACGCTTTTTCAACGCCCTTCGGTTTACTGCCGATGTAGAAGAAGCAGGACGGGAACTTCGCTGCATAGTAGGCGAAGTCTTCCGAACCGGAGAACATAGGGAATTCCTTCACTGACTTGATTTCCGGCTCCGTGGAGCTTTGAAGGGCGGCGACAACCTCTGCCGTTATTTCCGGGTCGTTAAATAGCGGCGGATAATCCGGCACGTATTCAAGTTCACACTTCACCCCAAATTCCTCTTCAATCCCTTTGGTGATTCGGTGGACTTCCTTGTTGATCAACTCTTGGACTTCGGTTGTCATATACCGAACATCGCCCTCCAATTCGACGCTGTCCTTGATGACGTTGAATTGCCCTTTACCATCAAACGAACCGATCGTGATGACACCCATGTCAAAAGGATTCAACCGGCGGCTAACGACTGTTTGGATCGCAGTAACAAAATGGGCTCCTGCGACAATGGCATCGTTAGCTAGGTGCGGAGATGATCCGTGCCCGCCGACACCTTGAATTTTCAGTTTGAAGTACGTCCGACCAGCCATGGAATAGCCGCTATGGTACCCGACAACTCCTGCAGGATCTGTTGGGAATAAATGAATACCGTAAACGGCATCCACGTCATCGAGTAAACCTGATTCCACGATGCTCTTCGCTCCGCCCGGAGGAACTTCCTCCGCATGTTGGTGAATGATTTTAATCGTCCCTGTAAGCTCCTCCTTCAGTTGAATCAAACAGTCCGCGAGCACCAGCAAATAGGCAGTATGCGCATCATGGCCACAAGCGTGCATAACTCCCTCGTTTTTCGATTTGAACGGCACGTCCGTCTCTTCATGGATAGGCAATGCATCAAAATCCGCACGGAGCCCAATCGTCTTTCCTGGCTTACCGCCTCTAATCGTCACAATGATGCCGTATCCATTGCCGATATTTGTTTGAATTTCGACATCTTTTCCCTTATAAAAATCGGCAATGTACTGGGCAGTCTTTTCCTCTTTGAACGATAGCTCAGGATTTTCATGCAAATGACGCCTTATCTGAATCATTTCATCTTTGCGTTGTTCCAACATTTTCATCAGTTGCTGCTTCATCGGGCGACCATTCCTTTCTCTTAATCATATCTTTAACTATTCCGCTGAGTTTATCACATCAAACATCGAAAAAAGTACCGAAACATTTTCAACTGGCATCTTCTCGTACACGGTCTCGAGGTCCTGCTTGTACGCTAAACAATATAGATAGTATGCTTTATTTGTTGTGTCGAATGGCTTTGGCAGAAATGTCCTCACAAGATCCGTATGTAAGAAACGAGGCGGTTCTTTTTTAGCATCGGCATAGTAGGAGAACGAGCTATGTGGATAATCCTCCAAC
The sequence above is drawn from the Sporosarcina luteola genome and encodes:
- the isdE gene encoding heme ABC transporter substrate-binding protein IsdE, producing MKKAIGLFGLLASVMLAGCSAIAGDNANEQIGEQDGDRVVATTVALTEIMDALDIDLVGVPSSYKELPERYADAKEVGNPMSPDMEMLLSLKPTEIFSVTTLKYDLQEMFDDRGIDMTYANLESIDAMHEEILKIGEKYDSVEQAEAIVAQFEEKAAAIEKAIEGKEKPSVLILMGIPGSYLVATDHSYIGNLVKRAGGVNVITGEDVEFISSNTEYLQQTNPDVILRAAHGMPEQVIQMFDEEFRSNDVWKHFDAVKNGRVYDLEETLFGTTGNLAAAEALDELLKMLHEEK
- a CDS encoding FecCD family ABC transporter permease yields the protein MNRKSISFIVVALVLGVVFILSALTGSISVTPFELIHGLLTGTNDDVAIIKDLRLPRILIAVFAGAALSVAGVLLQAVMRNPLADPGIIGVSAGASFMSVLVIAMFPTLFFFVPLFAFIGGALAFFLVYSLSWKSGLDPLRMILIGIAVNALFTGLGQAIGFSGGGLTQSISQVTTSTLTMKKWSEVEVIALYGSIGLLLSFFVYRWCNYLSLEDRTAKSLGVNVNLARFVISIIAVLLASIATTVAGMFAFVGLLVPHIGRTLVGNDHKVLIPFSALAGALLILVADTLGRTLIAPNEIPASIIMAVIGGPFLIFLLRKSDRIYGH
- a CDS encoding ABC transporter ATP-binding protein — encoded protein: MDIKEVTFSYDKKRDTLRGIDSTIEIGKVTTIIGPNGCGKSTLLGVMSNHYQPQNGDVLLDGKSLAEFKPKELARKLAVVHQQNNAPSDMTVEKLTAYGRIPYKSLFASSTKEDDEAIEWALSSTNLLDRRHMPIDSLSGGQMQRVWIAMALTQKTPYLFLDEPTTYLDIFYQYELLELIRSLNKQHGISIVMVLHDINQAIKYSDVIIVMKDGRIAAKGKPEDIITAELIRDIYGVNVVVKHDKDAGTYIVPVGI
- a CDS encoding M20 family metallopeptidase — protein: MKQQLMKMLEQRKDEMIQIRRHLHENPELSFKEEKTAQYIADFYKGKDVEIQTNIGNGYGIIVTIRGGKPGKTIGLRADFDALPIHEETDVPFKSKNEGVMHACGHDAHTAYLLVLADCLIQLKEELTGTIKIIHQHAEEVPPGGAKSIVESGLLDDVDAVYGIHLFPTDPAGVVGYHSGYSMAGRTYFKLKIQGVGGHGSSPHLANDAIVAGAHFVTAIQTVVSRRLNPFDMGVITIGSFDGKGQFNVIKDSVELEGDVRYMTTEVQELINKEVHRITKGIEEEFGVKCELEYVPDYPPLFNDPEITAEVVAALQSSTEPEIKSVKEFPMFSGSEDFAYYAAKFPSCFFYIGSKPKGVEKAYFNHHPKWDIDEDALLVAAKAVAEVVCRG